The Pongo abelii isolate AG06213 chromosome 11, NHGRI_mPonAbe1-v2.0_pri, whole genome shotgun sequence genome includes a window with the following:
- the KLHL23 gene encoding kelch-like protein 23 isoform X1, translating to MALKGQEDYIYLFKDSTHPVDFLDAFRTFYLDGLFTDITLQCPSGIIFHCHRAVLAACSNYFKAMFTADMKEKFKNKIKLSGIHHDILEGLVNYAYTSQIEITERNVQSLLEAADLLQFLSVKKACERFLVRHLDIDNCIGMHSFAEFHVCPELEKESRRILCSKFKEVWQQEEFLEISLEKFLFILSRKNLSVWKEEAIIEPVIKWTAHDVENRIECLCNLLSYINIDVDPVYLKTALGLQRSCLFTENKIRSLIYNALNPMHKEISQRSTATMYIIGGYYWHPLSEVHIWDPLTNVWIQGAEIPDYTRESYGVTCLGPNIYVTGGYRTDNIEALDTVWIYNSESDEWTEGLPMLNARYYHCAVTLGGCVYALGGYRKGAPAEEAEFYDPLKEKWIPIANMIKGVGNATACVLHDVIYVIGGHCGYRGSCTYDKVQSYNSDINEWSLITSSPHPGSRLSCFQPRQLLPAHTSSIPYDGSAEAHLNLVLHLHMPRLCMRRNFSHRLPWLQRHHGMGKLLPPSSPNGPSQTPHHFLL from the exons ATGGCTCTAAAAGGACAAGAagattatatttatcttttcaaggatTCAACACATCCAGTGGATTTTCTGGATGCATTCAGAACATTTTACTTGGATGGATTATTTACTGATATTACCCTTCAGTGTCCTTCAGGCATAATCTTCCACTGTCACCGAGCCGTTTTAGCTGCTTGCAGCAATTATTTTAAGGCAATGTTCACAgctgacatgaaagaaaaatttaaaaataaaataaaactctctGGCATCCACCATGATATTCTGGAAGGCCTTGTAAATTATGCATACACTTCCCAAATTGAAATAACTGAAAGAAATGTTCAAAGCCTGCTTGAGGCAGCGGATCTGCTACAGTTCCTTTCAGTAAAGAAGGCTTGTGAGCGGTTTTTGGTAAGGCACTTGGATATTGATAATTGTATTGGAATGCACTCCTTTGCAGAATTTCATGTGTGTCCAGAACTAGAGAAGGAATCTCGAAGAATTCTATGTTCAAAGTTTAAGGAAGTGTGGCAACAAGAAGAATTTCTGGAAATCAGCCTTGAAAAGTTTCTCTTTATCTTGTCCAGAAAGAATCTCAGTGTTTGGAAAGAAGAAGCTATCATAGAGCCAGTTATTAAGTGGACTGCTCATGATGTAGAAAATCGAATTGAATGCCTCTGTAATCTACTGAGCTATATCAACATTGATGTAGATCCAGTGTACTTAAAAACAGCCTTAGGCCTTCAAAGAAGCTGCCTGTTCACCGAAAATAAGATCCGCTCCCTAATATACAATGCCTTGAATCCCATGCATAAAGAGATTTCCCAGAGGTCCACAGCCACAATGTATATAATTGGAGGCTATTACTGGCATCCTTTATCAGAGGTTCACATATGGGATCCTTTGACAAATGTTTGGATTCAGGGAGCAGAAATACCAGATTATACTAGGGAGAGCTATGGTGTTACATGTTTAGGACCCAACATTTATGTAACTGGGGGCTACAGGACGGATAACATAGAAGCTCTTGACACAGTGTGGATCTATAACAGTGAAAGTGATGAATGGACAGAAGGTTTGCCAATGCTCAATGCCAGGTATTACCACTGTGCAGTCACCTTGGGTGGCTGTGTCTATGCTTTAGGTGGTTACAGAAAAGGGGCTCCAGCAGAAGAGGCTGAGTTCTATGATCCTTTAAAAGAGAAATGGATTCCTATTGCAAACATGATTAAAG GTGTGGGAAATGCTACTGCCTGTGTCTTACACGATGTTATCTACGTCATTGGTGGCCACTGTGGCTACAGAGGAAGCTGCACCTATGACAAAGTTCAGAGCTACAATTCCGATATCAACGAATGGAGCCTCATCACCTCCAGTCCACATCCAG GGAGCAGACTCTCCTGCTTTCAGCCGAGGCAGCTACTTCCAGCCCATACGTCATCTATCCCATATGATGGTTCAGCTGAAGCACACCTAAATCTAGTGCTGCATCTCCATATGCCCAGGCTTTGCATGAGAAGAAACTTTAGCCACAGGCTTCCCTGGCTGCAAAGACACCATGGAATGGgtaaacttctgcctcctagtaGCCCAAATGGACCATCCCAGACTCCCCACCACTTTCTGCTGTGA